AAGCGATGAGAAACGAGCAGTTTTCAACGGCGGTACTGGACTGGTACGACCGCCACGGTCGCCATGACCTGCCCTGGCAACAGGGCATCACGCCCTACCGGGTGTGGGTCTCGGAGATCATGCTGCAACAGACCCAGGTGAGCACCGTGCTCAATTACTTCGACCGGTTCATGGCCTCCTTGCCGACGGTCGAAGCCCTGGCCGCCGCGCCCGAAGATGAAGTACTGCACCTGTGGACGGGCCTGGGTTATTACACCCGGGCGCGCAACCTGCAGAAGACCGCGAAAATTGTCGTGGCCGAGTACGGCGGCGAATTTCCCAGGGATGTGGAAAAGCTCACCGAATTGCCAGGCATTGGCCTGTCCACCGCCGGCGCAATCGCCAGCCTGAGCATGGGCCTGCGCGCACCGATCCTCGACGGCAACGTCAAGCGCGTGCTGGCACGCTTTACCGCCCAGGAGGGCTACCCGGGCGAACCCAAGGTTGCCAAGCAGCTGTGGGCGACCGCAGATCGCTTCACGCCACACGACCGCGTCAACGCCTACACCCAGGCGATGATGGACATGGGCGCCACCCTCTGCACCCGCAGCAAACCCAGCTGCCTGCTGTGCCCGCTGGAAAAAGGCTGCGAAGCCCACATGCTCGGCCTGGAGACACGCTACCCCATCCCCAAGCCGCGCAAGACCATCCCCCAGAAGCGCACGCTGATGCCCATGCTGGCGAATGCCGAGGGCGCGATCCTGCTTTACCGCCGCCCATCGACAGGGCTATGGGGTGGACTGTGGAGCTTGCCGGAATTGGACGACCTGCAAGACCTGGAACACCTCGCCCACCAGCACGCATTGGAACTGGGCAAGCAACAGGAGCTGCCGGGGTTGATCCACACCTTCAGCCATTTCCAACTGGCGATCGAACCCTGGCTGGTCCAGGTCGAGGAATCCGCCCATCACGTGGCCGAGGCCGACTGGCTCTGGTATAACCTCGCCACCCCGCCGCGCCTGGGCCTTGCCGCCCCGGTAAAAAAACTGCTGAAGCGCGCGGCCGACGTATTGAATGCAGGAGTGTCGTCATGACCCGCACCGTAATGTGCCGCAAGTACAAAGAAGAACTGCCAGCCTTGGAGCGCCCTCCGTATCCGGGCGCCAAGGGCCAGGACATCTACGACCACGTCTCTGCCAAAGCCTGGGCCGACTGGCTGAAACACCAGACCCTGCTGATCAACGAAAAACGCCTGAACATGATGAACGCCGAAGACCGCAAATATTTGGCAGGCGAGATGGACAAGTTCTTTTCCGGCGAGGATTACGCCAAGGCCGACGGTTACGTGCCGCCTGCTCAATAATTGATCAAAAACCGGGGTCGGCACGTAAGCGACGGTAATAATTAAATATTTTTTGAAACCTTGCTTGACGACCCCCTGAAAAACCCGTTTAATGCGCCCCGTTGCCCAGATAGCTCAGTCGGTAGAGCAGGGGATTGAAAATCCCCGTGTCGGCGGTTCGATTCCGTCTCTGGGCACCACTAATTAGTTTTAGGTGGTGCCAGCGCCATCTGAAACACACAAAAAACCCGCCTAGTGCGGGTTTTGTTGGCTGCGATTTATTGAGCCGCGCCAGGGTGACTGTCATCACCCCATCGCCGGCCCTAGCCCGTCACTTCAGCAAAAACACCATCAACGGATTGTCATTCAACCGCCCACTGAATACCGGCACCTGATGCTCCAGCGGCGTCCCCACCAGCAACGCCGTCTCCTTGCGCGCCACGATCACCCATGCAGGCCTTGGCAACGTGGCCAACCGCTGAACCTCGCTGCCCCCGACAAACAGCGGCTGCTCGTCGTGATCCAGGTTCATCATGTAACGCACCGCCCAAGTGTCCCGGCCGAGATTGACGAACACCAGCGGTCCCGGCTGCGTGACACGCAGTGCCTCAACATGGCCAACGAAGGTGCGGGTGTCGAATTGCAGGTCCTTGGCAGGGTCGACCACCGTCACCAACACCAGCCATTGCGCAACCAATGCGACAGCGCTGAGCCAGACCAGTCGACCTACACGGCGCCAGGCGATGACGGCCGTCACTTGCAGAATCAACAGGGCGCCGATCAACAACGGCAACGAAACGTCCGGCCAGTAACCGTGCTTTTGCCACCCGTGCCGACAGACAAAGACTACAACCACGCACAACGCCGGCAGCGCCGCGACAAGCCACTCGTAACACCGACGCACGCCAACGAGCCAGTTTTGCGCCTGGAGCAGCCCATAGGCGGCGACAGCGGCAAACAGCGGCACCATCGGCAGGATGTAATAGGCACGCTTGAAGTGCGGTACCGACAACCCGAGCAAAATCATCAAGCCACAGGCGCCGAGCCGCACCACCATCTGCACGTCTTCATTCACGAACCGCTCCGACCAGCGATGGCGCAGCGCGATCAACGTGGCCAGCGCCAGAGGCACCACCGGGAAGTAACGGTACACACTCAGCTGGAAGTAGAAATAGAACGGCTCGCCGCTTTCATCGAGGCGCCCACCGACTTGCATCTTGAACACCTCGTCGGCAAAAGCATCGCCACCGCTGATTCGCGCCAGCTTCACCAGCAGCCACCAGCACGCCGCCAACAGCAGCAGGCCGACCACGCCATGGATCAGCACCTGCTTGACCCGCTGCCCCGGACGGCTCAGCGCCCAGTACACGCACACAACACCACAGACCTCGATCAGCCCCAACGGCCCACGAATCGCGAACCCCAGGATGAACAATGGGAACACGGCCAACTGGCGCAGCCGAGACCCCAGGCGCTCGCCTGTGTGCAACAGGTAGAAACTGCCTACGCATAGCAGCGACACCATCTGATCCAGGCACACCGAGCGCGACTTATCGAGCAACTGCGCGGTGAGCAGCGTCAGCAGCA
The Pseudomonas poae DNA segment above includes these coding regions:
- a CDS encoding adenine DNA glycosylase → MRNEQFSTAVLDWYDRHGRHDLPWQQGITPYRVWVSEIMLQQTQVSTVLNYFDRFMASLPTVEALAAAPEDEVLHLWTGLGYYTRARNLQKTAKIVVAEYGGEFPRDVEKLTELPGIGLSTAGAIASLSMGLRAPILDGNVKRVLARFTAQEGYPGEPKVAKQLWATADRFTPHDRVNAYTQAMMDMGATLCTRSKPSCLLCPLEKGCEAHMLGLETRYPIPKPRKTIPQKRTLMPMLANAEGAILLYRRPSTGLWGGLWSLPELDDLQDLEHLAHQHALELGKQQELPGLIHTFSHFQLAIEPWLVQVEESAHHVAEADWLWYNLATPPRLGLAAPVKKLLKRAADVLNAGVSS
- a CDS encoding oxidative damage protection protein; amino-acid sequence: MTRTVMCRKYKEELPALERPPYPGAKGQDIYDHVSAKAWADWLKHQTLLINEKRLNMMNAEDRKYLAGEMDKFFSGEDYAKADGYVPPAQ